The proteins below come from a single Rhizobium sp. BT04 genomic window:
- the rplS gene encoding 50S ribosomal protein L19 yields the protein MNIIQQLEAEQAAKIEAKRTLPEFSPGDTVRVNVKVTEGNRTRVQAYEGVCIARSGGGLQENFTVRKISYGEGVERVFPVYSPMIESVDVVRRGKVRRAKLYYLRDRRGKSARIVEDTGVRARKLNDAERAAIAEEKARIEAEKVAAAQALAAEKAAAEAAEAKAAAEKAAAEAAAAAAEPAAE from the coding sequence ATGAACATCATTCAGCAGCTTGAGGCCGAACAGGCCGCCAAGATCGAAGCCAAGCGCACGCTTCCCGAATTTTCCCCGGGCGACACCGTCCGCGTCAACGTGAAGGTCACGGAAGGCAACCGTACCCGCGTTCAGGCCTATGAAGGCGTCTGCATCGCCCGCTCCGGCGGCGGCCTGCAGGAAAACTTCACGGTCCGCAAGATCTCCTACGGCGAAGGCGTCGAGCGCGTATTCCCGGTTTACTCGCCGATGATCGAAAGCGTCGACGTCGTTCGCCGCGGTAAGGTCCGCCGCGCCAAGCTCTATTACCTCCGCGACCGTCGCGGGAAGTCTGCCCGTATCGTTGAAGACACCGGCGTCCGCGCCCGCAAGCTCAACGACGCCGAGCGCGCCGCCATTGCCGAGGAAAAGGCACGCATCGAAGCCGAGAAGGTCGCAGCCGCTCAGGCGCTCGCCGCCGAGAAGGCAGCAGCCGAAGCTGCGGAAGCCAAGGCCGCTGCTGAAAAGGCCGCCGCAGAAGCAGCAGCCGCTGCAGCGGAGCCGGCAGCAGAATAA
- a CDS encoding basic amino acid ABC transporter substrate-binding protein, whose translation MLFRRTVLASLAALALLPLAASAAELPDLGGKSVVVVTENAYPPLQFVDPKSGKAIGWEYDAMNEIAKRLNFKVEYQNTSWDAMIQAVSDGQYNIGMTGITIKEDRKQKVDFSDPYLRSQQFMLVRGDEKRFTDAKSFAALNDGLIGAQPGTSPFYTAVYEILDGNEQNPRIKLFETFGATVQALKTGDVDLVLTDSVAAKGYVDSSNGALKVVGEPLGTEDFGFIFPKGSDLVAPVNAAIAALKADGTFDALNKKWFLDYKMGE comes from the coding sequence ATGTTGTTTCGTCGTACCGTTCTTGCGAGCCTCGCCGCCCTTGCTCTTCTGCCCCTCGCCGCATCGGCCGCCGAGCTGCCGGATCTCGGCGGCAAGAGCGTCGTCGTCGTCACCGAGAATGCCTATCCGCCGCTGCAATTCGTCGACCCGAAATCCGGCAAGGCGATCGGCTGGGAATATGATGCGATGAACGAGATCGCCAAGCGGCTGAATTTCAAGGTCGAATATCAGAACACCAGCTGGGACGCGATGATCCAGGCGGTGTCCGATGGCCAATACAATATCGGCATGACCGGCATCACCATCAAGGAAGACCGCAAGCAGAAGGTGGATTTCTCCGACCCCTATTTGCGCTCGCAGCAGTTCATGCTGGTGCGCGGCGACGAGAAGCGCTTCACCGACGCCAAGTCCTTTGCCGCCCTCAACGACGGCCTGATCGGCGCCCAGCCCGGAACCTCGCCTTTCTACACTGCCGTCTATGAAATCCTCGACGGCAATGAGCAGAACCCGCGCATCAAGCTTTTCGAAACCTTCGGGGCAACCGTGCAGGCTCTGAAAACAGGCGACGTCGATCTCGTCCTTACCGACAGCGTCGCTGCCAAGGGCTATGTCGATTCCTCGAACGGCGCCCTGAAGGTGGTCGGCGAACCGCTCGGCACCGAGGATTTCGGCTTCATCTTCCCGAAGGGCTCCGATCTCGTCGCTCCCGTCAATGCCGCCATTGCCGCGCTGAAGGCGGACGGCACCTTCGATGCGCTGAACAAGAAGTGGTTCCTCGACTACAAGATGGGCGAATAA
- a CDS encoding amino acid ABC transporter permease, translating into MALPPSARHGKDDRPWWLVVLILIGIVLAAVIITNDIYTQVFRTVVNGAGITVFVTLVAFVLATVLGLGIALLGLADSLVLRQIARFYIEIIRGIPMLVLLFYVAFVGAPGFVAAYNFAITPLVKSGVAEPILVRDLSLMWRAIFALMIGYSSFIAEIFRAGFQSVDIGQIEAAKSLGLSRYRRFRLVVFPQAIRVIFPPLSNDFVSMVKDSSLVSVLGVADITQMGKVYASGSFRFFETYSIVTYIYLLLTIGLSLFLRRIEKKMKQMPRR; encoded by the coding sequence ATGGCACTACCACCGTCCGCGCGACACGGGAAGGACGACCGCCCCTGGTGGCTGGTCGTCCTTATCCTGATCGGCATCGTCCTCGCCGCCGTCATCATCACCAACGACATTTACACGCAGGTCTTCCGGACCGTGGTCAACGGCGCCGGCATTACCGTGTTCGTGACGCTCGTCGCCTTTGTGCTGGCGACAGTGCTTGGCCTCGGTATTGCGCTGCTCGGCCTGGCGGACAGCCTCGTGCTGCGCCAGATCGCTCGTTTCTACATCGAGATCATCCGGGGCATCCCGATGCTGGTGCTGCTCTTCTACGTCGCCTTTGTTGGCGCGCCGGGTTTTGTTGCAGCCTATAACTTCGCAATCACGCCCCTGGTGAAATCAGGTGTTGCCGAGCCGATCCTCGTGCGTGACCTGTCGCTGATGTGGCGCGCCATCTTCGCCTTGATGATCGGCTATTCCTCCTTCATCGCCGAAATCTTCCGTGCCGGCTTCCAGTCGGTCGATATCGGCCAGATCGAGGCGGCCAAGTCGCTCGGCCTGTCGCGCTACCGCCGCTTCCGGCTCGTCGTCTTTCCGCAGGCGATCCGGGTCATCTTCCCGCCGCTCTCCAACGACTTCGTCTCGATGGTGAAGGATTCGTCGCTCGTCTCCGTTCTCGGCGTCGCCGACATCACCCAGATGGGCAAGGTCTATGCCTCCGGCTCCTTCCGCTTCTTCGAAACCTATTCGATCGTCACCTATATCTACCTGCTCCTGACGATCGGTCTGTCGCTTTTCCTGCGGCGGATCGAGAAGAAGATGAAGCAGATGCCGCGGCGCTAA
- the leuC gene encoding 3-isopropylmalate dehydratase large subunit, with amino-acid sequence MSAPRTLYDKIWDDHLVDEQADGTCLLYIDRHLVHEVTSPQAFEGLRMTGRKVRAPEKTLAVVDHNVPTSPDRHLGIKNEESRIQVEALATNAAEFGVEYYSASDKRQGIVHIVGPEQGFTLPGMTIVCGDSHTSTHGAFGALAHGIGTSEVEHVLATQTLIQKKAKNMLVRVDGLLPPHVTAKDIILAIIGEIGTAGGTGHVIEFAGEAIRSLSMEGRMTICNMTIEGGARAGLIAPDEKTFEYIKGKPRAPKGEALEQAIAYWKTLQTDEGAHYDRVVVLDAASLPPIVSWGSSPEDVISVQGIVPNPDDIQDETKRTSKWRALDYMGLKPGTKMTDITLDRVFIGSCTNGRIEDLREVAKVVEGKTVAATVDAMIVPGSGLVKEQAEAEGLDKIFKAAGFDWREPGCSMCLAMNDDRLKPGERCASTSNRNFEGRQGFKGRTHLVSPAMAAAAAIAGHFVDIREWN; translated from the coding sequence ATGAGCGCACCGCGTACCCTCTACGACAAGATCTGGGACGATCATCTGGTCGACGAACAGGCAGACGGCACCTGTCTTCTCTACATCGACCGCCATCTGGTCCATGAAGTCACCTCGCCGCAGGCGTTCGAAGGCCTGCGCATGACCGGCCGCAAGGTTCGCGCGCCGGAAAAGACGCTCGCCGTCGTCGACCATAACGTACCGACCTCGCCTGATCGCCATCTCGGCATCAAGAACGAGGAAAGCCGCATCCAGGTCGAGGCGCTCGCCACCAACGCCGCCGAATTCGGCGTCGAATATTATTCGGCAAGCGACAAACGCCAGGGCATCGTCCATATCGTCGGTCCGGAACAGGGCTTCACCCTGCCCGGCATGACCATCGTCTGCGGTGACAGCCACACCTCGACGCACGGCGCCTTCGGCGCGCTGGCGCATGGCATCGGTACCTCCGAGGTCGAGCATGTGCTGGCGACCCAGACGCTGATCCAGAAGAAGGCGAAGAACATGCTGGTGCGTGTCGACGGCCTGCTTCCGCCGCACGTCACCGCCAAGGACATCATCCTTGCCATCATCGGCGAGATCGGCACCGCTGGCGGCACCGGCCACGTCATCGAATTTGCCGGCGAAGCGATCCGCTCGCTGTCGATGGAAGGCCGCATGACCATCTGCAACATGACGATCGAAGGCGGCGCCCGCGCCGGCCTGATCGCGCCTGATGAAAAGACCTTCGAATACATCAAGGGCAAGCCCCGCGCGCCGAAGGGCGAGGCGCTGGAACAGGCGATCGCCTATTGGAAGACGCTGCAGACCGACGAAGGCGCTCACTACGACCGCGTCGTCGTGCTCGATGCCGCCAGCCTGCCGCCGATCGTCTCCTGGGGCTCTTCGCCCGAGGACGTCATCTCCGTCCAGGGCATCGTGCCGAACCCCGACGATATCCAGGACGAGACCAAGCGCACCTCCAAGTGGCGCGCGCTCGACTATATGGGCCTGAAGCCGGGCACCAAGATGACCGACATTACGCTTGACCGCGTCTTCATCGGCTCCTGCACCAACGGCCGCATCGAGGATCTGCGCGAAGTCGCCAAGGTCGTCGAAGGCAAGACGGTGGCCGCCACCGTCGACGCGATGATCGTTCCGGGCTCCGGCCTCGTCAAGGAACAGGCGGAAGCCGAAGGCCTCGACAAGATCTTCAAGGCCGCCGGCTTCGACTGGCGCGAGCCGGGCTGCTCCATGTGTCTTGCCATGAACGATGACCGCCTGAAGCCGGGCGAGCGCTGCGCTTCGACCTCGAACCGCAATTTCGAAGGCCGCCAGGGCTTCAAGGGCCGCACGCATCTCGTCTCGCCGGCAATGGCGGCAGCTGCCGCGATCGCCGGTCACTTCGTCGATATCCGCGAGTGGAACTGA
- a CDS encoding cell surface protein translates to MRRKIVRSLLQASLIVFASQASIDAGAAAPIHPTIPPVVASSGLLHPIAQSKIPYLNGYRGYSSPRSGYIKSSNGYWYPTRAFNDYYTGSIGRPQRLNDSCDHGFTPTNGSSNCNY, encoded by the coding sequence ATGAGGCGGAAAATAGTACGGAGCTTACTGCAAGCCAGCCTGATCGTGTTTGCATCGCAGGCATCGATCGACGCCGGCGCCGCCGCGCCGATCCATCCGACGATACCGCCGGTCGTGGCCTCTTCCGGCCTGCTGCACCCGATCGCGCAAAGCAAGATACCCTATCTCAACGGATATCGGGGCTATAGCAGCCCCCGCTCCGGCTATATCAAGAGCTCGAACGGCTATTGGTATCCGACGCGCGCCTTCAACGATTATTATACCGGCTCGATCGGACGGCCGCAGCGCCTGAACGATAGCTGCGACCATGGCTTTACGCCGACCAACGGATCCTCGAACTGCAATTATTGA
- a CDS encoding aldo/keto reductase codes for MTAQPIITFHDGHSIPQVGLGVWQTPQEIAAPTVRTAIAAGYRHIDTASGYDNEEGVGEGIRSSGLDRKDIFVTTKLKNTDQGFDNALRAFDGSLKKLGSDYVDLYLVHWPSPHRGLYTETWKAFVRIREEGRARSIGVSNFNPEHLDRIIGETGVVPVINQIELHPDFQQRAAQEAHKKLGIITESWSPLGQGKFITNAVIGEIAGKHRKTPAQVIIRWHIDTGLVVIPKSVTPSRIEENFQVFGFKLDADDMAAIARLDSAGARMGPDPLTATF; via the coding sequence GTGACCGCTCAACCCATCATCACTTTCCATGACGGACATTCCATTCCCCAGGTCGGCCTCGGCGTCTGGCAGACGCCGCAGGAGATCGCCGCTCCCACCGTGCGCACGGCGATCGCCGCTGGCTACCGCCATATCGACACGGCGTCCGGTTACGACAACGAAGAGGGCGTCGGCGAAGGCATCCGCTCCTCCGGCCTCGACCGCAAGGATATCTTCGTCACCACCAAGCTCAAGAATACCGACCAGGGCTTCGACAATGCGCTGCGCGCTTTCGACGGCAGCCTGAAGAAGCTCGGCTCCGACTATGTCGACCTCTATCTCGTTCACTGGCCGTCGCCGCATCGCGGCCTTTATACCGAGACCTGGAAGGCCTTCGTGCGCATCCGCGAAGAGGGCCGCGCCCGCTCGATTGGCGTGTCGAATTTCAATCCTGAGCATCTCGATCGCATCATCGGCGAGACCGGCGTTGTTCCGGTCATCAATCAGATCGAGCTGCATCCCGACTTCCAGCAGAGGGCGGCGCAGGAAGCGCACAAGAAGCTCGGTATCATCACCGAATCCTGGAGCCCGCTCGGCCAGGGCAAGTTCATCACCAATGCCGTTATCGGCGAGATTGCCGGCAAACATCGGAAGACGCCGGCCCAGGTCATCATCCGCTGGCACATCGACACCGGCCTCGTCGTCATTCCGAAGTCGGTGACGCCGTCGCGCATCGAGGAGAATTTCCAGGTGTTCGGCTTCAAGCTCGATGCCGACGACATGGCGGCGATCGCCAGGCTCGACAGCGCCGGCGCCCGCATGGGACCGGACCCGCTGACGGCAACCTTCTGA
- a CDS encoding L,D-transpeptidase: MMPSTIVVRPAPGKKSRAIVRLGAITVPAAIGRSGRTVIKREGDGATPIAAMRLLSGFRRGERNGRLATSLPIRRIRPDMLWCDQPDNASYNRLVRAPFGASHEEMRRSDGLYDICLVMDWNISSRARYRGSAIFFHLIRPGYEPTAGCVAVSLRDMRRLLPHIRKGTIVRVL; this comes from the coding sequence ATGATGCCGTCGACGATCGTCGTGCGGCCCGCGCCGGGAAAGAAGAGCCGAGCCATCGTCCGGCTCGGCGCGATCACCGTGCCTGCGGCGATCGGCCGGTCCGGCCGCACCGTGATCAAACGCGAGGGCGACGGCGCCACGCCGATCGCCGCGATGAGGCTGCTCTCCGGTTTCCGGCGTGGTGAGCGGAACGGCCGGCTCGCCACGTCCCTTCCCATCCGCCGCATCCGCCCCGACATGCTCTGGTGTGATCAGCCTGACAATGCCAGCTACAACCGCCTCGTCAGAGCGCCATTTGGCGCAAGCCATGAGGAGATGCGGCGCAGCGACGGGCTCTACGATATCTGCCTGGTGATGGACTGGAATATTTCCTCGCGAGCCCGTTATCGCGGCTCGGCGATCTTCTTCCATCTGATCCGGCCAGGCTACGAGCCGACTGCCGGCTGCGTGGCGGTGAGTCTGCGCGACATGCGCCGCCTGCTGCCGCACATTCGAAAGGGAACGATTGTCCGGGTGCTCTGA
- a CDS encoding response regulator transcription factor, translating to MTARTILLVDDDDDLRQTLTEQLSLYEEFSVLQEANAGKGVATARSTPVDLLIMDVGLPDMDGREAVKLLRKGGFKAPIIMLTGHDTDSDTILGLEAGANDYVTKPFRFAVLLARIRVQLRQHEQSEDATFTVGPYLFKPSQKLLTTDNGQKIRLTEKEAAIIRYLYRAEQKVVTRDVLLEEVWGYNSGVTTHTLETHVYRLRQKIERDPSNAEILVTENGGYKIIP from the coding sequence ATGACCGCACGCACCATTCTTCTGGTGGATGACGACGACGACCTTCGTCAGACCCTGACGGAGCAATTGTCGCTGTATGAGGAATTTTCGGTTCTGCAGGAAGCCAATGCCGGCAAGGGTGTTGCGACCGCCCGCTCGACACCCGTCGATCTGCTGATCATGGATGTCGGCCTGCCCGATATGGACGGCCGCGAAGCGGTGAAGCTGCTGCGCAAGGGCGGCTTCAAGGCGCCGATCATCATGCTGACCGGCCACGATACCGATTCGGACACGATCCTCGGCCTCGAAGCCGGCGCCAACGACTATGTCACCAAGCCCTTCCGTTTCGCCGTGCTGCTCGCGCGCATCCGTGTGCAGCTGCGCCAGCATGAGCAGAGCGAAGACGCGACCTTCACCGTCGGCCCCTATCTCTTCAAGCCGAGCCAGAAGCTGCTCACCACCGACAACGGCCAGAAGATCCGGTTGACGGAAAAGGAAGCGGCGATCATCCGCTATCTCTACCGCGCCGAGCAGAAGGTCGTCACCCGCGACGTGCTTCTCGAAGAGGTCTGGGGCTATAACTCAGGCGTGACGACGCATACGCTGGAAACCCACGTCTACCGGCTGCGCCAGAAGATCGAGCGCGATCCCTCCAATGCCGAAATCCTCGTGACGGAAAACGGCGGCTACAAGATCATACCCTAG
- a CDS encoding cyclic nucleotide-binding domain-containing protein codes for MALTDDIHLLAQLPLFKDMSEDQLRLIAFGADRRMIAAGQMLFRQGSPAESAYVILSGSLELSATSSDGMQRTEGIAGPGTLVSELALVTLVERKFTAVAREDTSIIRITRALFHRLIEEYPDAARLIENRIRDNLAELAAKAASQFYRFS; via the coding sequence ATGGCGCTGACCGACGACATCCACCTGCTCGCGCAGCTTCCTCTGTTCAAGGACATGAGCGAGGATCAGCTGCGCTTGATCGCCTTCGGCGCCGACCGGCGCATGATCGCTGCCGGCCAGATGCTGTTTCGCCAGGGCTCACCCGCCGAGAGTGCCTATGTCATCCTCAGCGGCAGCCTGGAGCTGAGCGCGACGAGCAGCGACGGCATGCAGAGGACAGAGGGGATCGCCGGTCCCGGAACCCTGGTTTCCGAGCTGGCGCTGGTGACGCTCGTAGAGCGCAAGTTCACCGCGGTAGCGCGCGAAGACACCAGCATCATCCGCATCACCCGTGCCCTCTTCCACCGGCTGATCGAAGAATATCCGGACGCAGCCCGGCTGATCGAGAACCGCATCCGCGACAATCTCGCCGAACTTGCGGCAAAGGCCGCAAGCCAGTTCTACCGCTTCAGCTGA
- a CDS encoding exodeoxyribonuclease III has translation MSFSITTWNINSVRLRMPIVEQLVLKHRPDILCLQETKVPNELFPAAPLRAMGYDHIIIHGQKGYHGVAIASRLPLTEDHRQDYCGVGDARHISAIVERGNRRIRLHNFYVPAGGDEPDRTINPKFGHKLDFIEEMKQLKANGEANTSAILVGDLNIAPLEHDVWSHKQLLKIVSHTPVETDGLLEVMKRGGWHDLMRQHVPESEKLYTWWSYRAKDWEAADRGRRLDHIWSSPDLGPHLKRIEILKEARGWDRPSDHVPVTAHFDF, from the coding sequence ATGAGCTTTTCGATCACCACCTGGAACATCAATTCGGTGCGGCTGCGCATGCCGATCGTCGAGCAGCTCGTACTTAAGCACAGGCCGGATATTCTCTGCCTGCAGGAAACCAAGGTGCCGAACGAGCTGTTTCCGGCGGCACCTCTGCGGGCGATGGGCTACGACCACATCATCATCCACGGCCAGAAAGGCTATCACGGCGTGGCGATTGCCTCGCGCCTTCCGCTGACGGAAGATCACCGGCAGGATTATTGCGGGGTCGGCGATGCCCGCCACATCTCGGCGATCGTCGAGCGCGGCAATCGTCGTATCCGGCTGCATAATTTCTACGTTCCGGCCGGCGGCGATGAGCCGGATCGTACGATCAATCCGAAATTCGGCCACAAGCTCGATTTCATCGAGGAGATGAAGCAGCTGAAAGCCAATGGCGAGGCGAATACGTCGGCGATCCTTGTCGGCGACCTGAACATCGCGCCGCTCGAGCATGATGTCTGGTCGCACAAGCAGCTCTTGAAGATCGTCAGCCATACGCCCGTCGAGACCGACGGGCTGCTCGAGGTGATGAAGCGCGGCGGCTGGCACGATCTGATGCGCCAGCATGTGCCGGAAAGCGAAAAGCTCTATACCTGGTGGAGCTACCGCGCCAAGGACTGGGAGGCTGCCGATCGCGGCCGTCGTCTCGACCACATCTGGTCGTCACCGGATCTCGGGCCGCATCTCAAGCGCATCGAAATCCTCAAGGAGGCGCGCGGCTGGGACCGCCCTTCCGACCACGTGCCGGTGACGGCACATTTCGATTTCTGA
- a CDS encoding outer membrane lipoprotein carrier protein LolA, translated as MSHSDTFLSGLAMTRRDLLGAFAVAAMASAIPLGAYAQAAAPASGTAQAIADHFSGVTTMQGEFVQFGPRGEQTGGKFFIQRPGKLRFNYDDPSPMRVIADGKNVAIGNTKLKTWDLYPLSKTPLSLLLAQHIDLSAGMVKGVKEESDLTTIALGNNTVFGNSTITMMFDPKTYDLRQWTITDNQGKDTSVMIFNVKTGVQFDDRVFRVPYETIPGTPQSRD; from the coding sequence ATGAGTCACTCCGATACCTTCCTCTCCGGTCTGGCGATGACGCGCCGCGATCTGCTCGGCGCCTTTGCCGTCGCTGCGATGGCGAGCGCCATTCCCCTCGGTGCTTACGCGCAGGCGGCAGCCCCCGCCTCCGGCACCGCGCAGGCGATCGCCGATCATTTCTCCGGCGTCACGACGATGCAGGGCGAATTCGTGCAGTTCGGCCCGCGCGGCGAGCAGACCGGCGGCAAGTTCTTCATCCAGCGTCCCGGCAAGCTGCGCTTCAACTATGACGACCCGTCGCCGATGCGGGTGATCGCCGACGGCAAAAACGTCGCCATCGGCAATACGAAGCTGAAAACCTGGGATCTTTATCCGCTCTCCAAGACGCCGCTCAGCCTGCTGCTGGCGCAGCATATCGACCTGTCGGCCGGCATGGTGAAGGGCGTGAAGGAAGAATCGGACCTGACGACGATCGCGCTCGGCAACAATACGGTGTTCGGCAACTCGACCATCACCATGATGTTCGACCCGAAGACCTACGACCTGCGTCAGTGGACGATCACCGACAATCAGGGCAAGGACACGTCGGTGATGATCTTCAACGTCAAGACGGGCGTGCAGTTCGACGATCGCGTGTTCCGCGTGCCCTATGAGACCATTCCGGGCACGCCTCAGTCCCGCGACTGA